The following are from one region of the Ruficoccus sp. ZRK36 genome:
- a CDS encoding aspartate carbamoyltransferase catalytic subunit has translation MTPLPAWTRKDLIAIEDLSREELDILFATAENFKSTLGRSVKKLPSLRGVTVVNLFMEPSTRTRLAFEIAATRLSADVITVTGDASSLVKGETLRDTARNIQALSADMIIMRHSAAGSAKYLSEIIDIPVVNAGDGAHEHPTQALLDAYTLREKIGPDLTGKRITILGDILFSRVARSNIWCLQKLGAHVTLAGPSTLVPHGFEEMGVTVCHDLKKALDGADAVMLLRIQHERQTSTHFPSLGEYTSMFGLNKRRAAWLKPEAIIMHPGPINRGVELDSDLADSSRSVILDQVTNGIAVRMAALYLCASTQSLSTAQ, from the coding sequence ATGACGCCTTTGCCCGCCTGGACCCGTAAAGACCTGATCGCGATCGAGGATCTTTCCCGCGAAGAGCTCGACATTCTTTTTGCCACTGCCGAGAACTTCAAATCGACCCTTGGCCGTTCAGTCAAAAAGCTACCTTCCCTCAGGGGGGTAACCGTCGTTAACCTGTTCATGGAGCCCAGCACGCGCACGCGGCTGGCCTTTGAAATCGCCGCCACCCGCCTGTCCGCGGATGTCATCACCGTCACCGGGGATGCCAGCAGCCTCGTCAAGGGGGAGACCCTGCGCGACACGGCCCGAAACATTCAGGCCCTGAGCGCGGACATGATCATCATGCGGCACTCGGCCGCCGGATCGGCCAAGTACCTGAGCGAGATTATCGACATCCCCGTCGTCAACGCCGGTGACGGTGCCCATGAGCACCCAACCCAGGCCCTGCTCGATGCCTACACCCTGCGGGAAAAGATCGGCCCCGACCTGACCGGGAAGCGCATCACCATCCTCGGGGACATCCTCTTCAGCCGTGTGGCTCGCTCCAACATCTGGTGCCTGCAAAAGCTCGGCGCACATGTCACCCTGGCCGGCCCCTCCACCCTCGTGCCCCACGGGTTTGAGGAAATGGGCGTCACCGTCTGCCATGACCTTAAAAAAGCCCTGGACGGGGCGGACGCCGTCATGCTGCTGCGCATTCAGCACGAGCGCCAGACCTCCACCCATTTCCCCTCCCTCGGCGAGTACACGAGCATGTTTGGCCTGAACAAGCGCCGCGCCGCCTGGCTGAAGCCCGAGGCCATCATCATGCACCCCGGACCGATCAACCGCGGCGTCGAGCTGGACTCTGATCTGGCCGACTCCAGCCGCTCCGTCATCCTCGACCAGGTCACCAACGGCATCGCCGTCCGCATGGCCGCCCTCTACCTGTGCGCCTCCACCCAGTCTCTTTCCACGGCCCAATGA
- the pyrR gene encoding bifunctional pyr operon transcriptional regulator/uracil phosphoribosyltransferase PyrR, whose product MKTQTTIEAARISEALERMGAEIAEAAGPVKNLALIGIANGGIPFAHKLSTALSAKLGYEVPVGSVNVTFHRDDIRSNPIPSVKDRTDLPFPIEGATVVLADDVIHSGRTVRAALNEVFDLGRPARVYLAVLCDRGGRRLPVQPDFTGLPLDTDPAQKVKVKLDTENPSLDTVEILQA is encoded by the coding sequence ATGAAGACCCAAACCACGATTGAGGCCGCACGTATCAGCGAGGCCCTCGAACGCATGGGCGCGGAGATTGCCGAGGCTGCCGGCCCAGTCAAAAATCTGGCCCTAATCGGTATCGCCAACGGCGGCATCCCCTTCGCTCACAAGCTTTCTACCGCGCTCTCGGCCAAGCTCGGGTACGAGGTACCTGTCGGAAGCGTCAACGTCACCTTTCACCGCGACGACATCCGCAGCAACCCGATCCCAAGCGTCAAGGACCGCACCGACCTGCCCTTCCCCATCGAGGGGGCGACTGTCGTGCTGGCCGACGATGTCATCCACTCCGGGCGCACCGTTCGCGCCGCCCTCAATGAGGTATTTGACCTCGGTCGCCCGGCCCGTGTCTATCTGGCCGTCCTGTGCGACCGAGGCGGACGCCGCCTGCCCGTGCAGCCGGACTTCACCGGACTCCCGCTGGACACCGACCCTGCGCAAAAAGTGAAAGTTAAACTGGACACCGAAAACCCGTCGCTTGACACTGTGGAAATTCTGCAAGCATGA
- a CDS encoding site-2 protease family protein translates to MRRWSIKLFRLFGIQVEVHASFALLLGLVAMWGYQEAGPAGIAGGMIFTALIFTSVLMHEYGHCLAARRYGVRIPRILLLPIGGMAQFSHIPREPRKELIITAAGPLVNFLIAGALFAVLGVPSYFSYNPFSLHPLEILTMLIAWNIIMGLFNLLPIFPMDGGRVLRALLAMRYDYLTATKIAVHTGKVLGILAIAGAAFYLHSPLTVALFAFIIIGGEMEFRQLRTVESYAGLTIADVTLPARWEEVEPLLGTTPVLQTVWPLEFYAPLFKSQADRLYPVFEGDSFVGAVRTAFFDRALHIAHTRRQFRSSAHGQAYSGPNTPPQPPVLPPQH, encoded by the coding sequence ATGCGTAGGTGGTCAATCAAGTTGTTTCGTCTCTTTGGCATCCAGGTGGAGGTGCATGCGAGCTTCGCGCTGCTACTGGGGCTCGTCGCCATGTGGGGCTATCAGGAGGCCGGACCGGCCGGAATCGCCGGCGGCATGATCTTTACGGCGCTCATTTTCACCTCCGTACTCATGCACGAGTACGGGCACTGCCTGGCTGCGCGGCGCTACGGCGTACGCATCCCCCGCATTTTACTGCTGCCCATCGGGGGCATGGCGCAGTTTAGCCACATCCCGCGTGAGCCCCGCAAGGAGCTGATCATCACGGCTGCCGGGCCGCTGGTCAACTTCCTCATCGCGGGCGCACTGTTCGCGGTGTTGGGCGTACCGAGCTATTTCAGCTACAACCCCTTCAGCCTGCATCCGCTGGAGATCCTGACCATGCTCATAGCCTGGAACATCATCATGGGCCTGTTTAACTTGCTGCCCATCTTTCCGATGGACGGCGGGCGCGTGCTGCGAGCGCTGCTGGCCATGCGCTACGACTACCTGACAGCGACCAAAATCGCGGTCCACACGGGTAAGGTGCTCGGGATTCTCGCCATAGCCGGGGCGGCCTTTTACCTGCACAGCCCGCTGACAGTGGCGCTTTTCGCGTTCATTATCATCGGCGGGGAAATGGAGTTTCGCCAGCTGCGCACGGTCGAATCCTACGCCGGGCTGACCATCGCGGACGTCACCCTGCCCGCCCGCTGGGAGGAAGTTGAGCCGCTGCTCGGCACCACCCCCGTCCTGCAAACCGTCTGGCCGCTGGAGTTCTACGCTCCGCTGTTCAAGTCCCAGGCCGACCGCCTCTACCCGGTCTTCGAGGGGGACTCCTTTGTCGGAGCCGTCCGGACGGCCTTCTTTGATCGGGCGCTGCACATCGCCCACACCCGCCGCCAGTTCAGAAGCAGCGCCCACGGTCAGGCCTACAGCGGCCCCAACACGCCTCCCCAGCCGCCGGTTCTGCCTCCGCAACACTGA
- a CDS encoding sigma-54 dependent transcriptional regulator yields MSKKSPVVLVIDDDTEIRYSLERILSARQYQVVTADSGEEGLKVAKEVNPVVILLDNRMGGMSGIETLQHLRHTSPQAMVILMTAFGTAQTAIEAMKFGAFDYIIKPFDVKKILGLVEKAVSAYEDSHQEKEGVAPVLNSEDYKEGIVGSSEPMQEVLKIIGQVAASDATVMITGESGTGKELVARCIYQHSHRNGKAFIAVNCAAIPENLIESELFGHEKGSFTGATGQRKGKFELCDGGTIFLDEIGDMSPPTQTKILRALQEGEIQRVGGTDTIKVDVRLIAATNKDLEHMVSENTFREDLYYRLNVFRIRLPSLRERLEDIPMLVEYMLQKLVKDRKARVSRVSTDALAILQAHNWPGNVRELENVMFRSAVIAQGDTILRKDLPTEIVSAVGDKVKLAAVPSEDAPAEEIEVREPDQPEAMGAPAAVQEPTTIIADTPPPPSPDEAFDLAFATALERNDTNVLVEVEKEVIRRALSHTGGNQAKAASILGITRATLKKRMDQYDITV; encoded by the coding sequence ATGAGCAAAAAAAGTCCAGTCGTTCTGGTTATTGATGACGATACCGAGATCCGCTACTCGCTGGAGCGCATCCTCTCGGCCCGCCAGTACCAGGTCGTTACCGCCGACAGCGGGGAAGAGGGCCTGAAGGTCGCCAAGGAGGTGAACCCGGTGGTCATCCTGCTGGATAACCGCATGGGCGGGATGAGCGGGATCGAGACCCTCCAGCACCTGCGCCACACCAGCCCGCAGGCCATGGTCATCCTGATGACCGCCTTTGGGACAGCGCAGACCGCGATCGAGGCGATGAAGTTCGGGGCCTTCGACTACATCATCAAACCCTTTGACGTGAAAAAGATCCTCGGCCTCGTCGAGAAGGCCGTTTCGGCCTACGAGGATTCGCACCAGGAAAAGGAAGGCGTAGCCCCCGTCCTGAACTCCGAGGACTACAAGGAGGGCATCGTTGGCTCCTCCGAGCCGATGCAGGAGGTGCTGAAGATCATCGGCCAGGTCGCCGCCAGTGATGCTACTGTCATGATCACTGGTGAGAGCGGGACCGGTAAGGAACTGGTCGCCCGCTGCATCTACCAGCACAGCCACCGCAACGGTAAGGCCTTTATCGCCGTCAACTGTGCGGCCATCCCCGAGAATCTGATCGAGAGCGAGCTGTTCGGGCACGAGAAGGGCTCCTTCACCGGGGCCACCGGCCAGCGCAAGGGCAAGTTCGAGCTTTGCGACGGGGGAACGATCTTTCTGGATGAAATCGGGGACATGTCGCCCCCGACACAGACCAAGATCCTCCGCGCCCTTCAGGAGGGTGAGATCCAGCGCGTCGGCGGGACCGATACGATCAAGGTCGATGTGCGCCTGATTGCCGCCACCAACAAGGATCTGGAGCACATGGTTTCCGAGAACACTTTCCGTGAAGACCTCTACTACCGGTTGAATGTCTTCCGCATCCGCCTGCCCAGCCTGCGCGAGCGGCTGGAGGACATCCCGATGCTGGTCGAGTACATGCTCCAGAAGCTGGTCAAAGACCGCAAGGCGCGCGTCAGCCGTGTTTCCACGGATGCGCTGGCCATTCTCCAGGCCCACAACTGGCCCGGTAATGTCCGCGAGCTGGAGAACGTGATGTTCCGCAGCGCGGTCATCGCACAGGGCGACACGATCCTGCGTAAGGACCTGCCGACGGAGATCGTATCCGCCGTCGGGGATAAGGTGAAGCTTGCCGCGGTGCCATCCGAGGATGCTCCCGCTGAAGAGATCGAGGTCCGTGAGCCGGATCAGCCAGAGGCAATGGGAGCGCCCGCCGCCGTGCAGGAGCCGACCACGATCATTGCCGATACGCCTCCTCCGCCCAGCCCGGACGAAGCCTTTGATCTGGCCTTTGCGACCGCGCTGGAGCGCAACGACACAAATGTGCTCGTCGAGGTCGAAAAGGAAGTCATCCGCCGCGCCCTGTCGCATACGGGTGGTAACCAGGCCAAGGCCGCCAGCATCCTCGGCATCACCCGTGCGACTCTAAAGAAGCGCATGGACCAGTACGACATCACGGTCTGA